One region of Synergistes jonesii genomic DNA includes:
- a CDS encoding DUF501 domain-containing protein, whose translation MPAGDPEKKLKPEEISLPAFWSGVSESDVESLAKQMKKRKFDASSVIAVAKRCKSGFPQVIVSSPLSRSGSPFPTLFWLTCPFLDRRCGELEAARLIAELEKLFERTPEAVRKMHKDYAALRLRAAGASLTAPMSKKAVDVLSRLGVGGIDASVAPNAVKCLHLQTATWLGMGEHPARRWLAEKLGALECGEARCSARPRGRPNERRP comes from the coding sequence GTGCCCGCCGGCGATCCAGAAAAAAAACTTAAGCCGGAAGAGATATCTCTTCCGGCTTTTTGGAGCGGCGTTAGCGAAAGCGACGTCGAATCCCTCGCAAAACAGATGAAGAAGAGAAAGTTCGACGCTTCCTCCGTGATCGCCGTAGCGAAGCGTTGCAAAAGCGGCTTTCCTCAGGTCATAGTTTCCTCTCCGCTCTCGCGCTCGGGCTCTCCCTTTCCGACCCTCTTTTGGCTAACATGCCCCTTCCTCGACCGTCGTTGCGGAGAGCTCGAAGCCGCGCGGCTGATAGCGGAGCTTGAAAAATTATTCGAGCGGACGCCCGAAGCGGTGAGAAAAATGCACAAAGATTACGCCGCGCTGCGCCTGCGCGCGGCCGGCGCCTCGCTCACGGCGCCGATGAGCAAGAAGGCTGTTGATGTGCTGTCGCGGCTCGGCGTCGGCGGCATAGACGCCTCCGTCGCGCCTAACGCCGTTAAGTGCCTGCACCTTCAGACCGCCACATGGCTCGGGATGGGGGAACATCCCGCGCGGCGTTGGCTTGCAGAAAAGCTCGGCGCGCTCGAATGCGGAGAGGCCCGCTGCTCTGCGAGGCCGAGAGGGCGTCCAAACGAGCGGCGCCCATAA
- a CDS encoding S1 RNA-binding domain-containing protein: MAEKAAATVPAVSVGETVSGTVEHVAPYGAFVRLESGQKAMVHISELSQNYVKKVEDVLDIGQKVTAKVIKIDDKGRIDLSIKALQAREVRQPAHREEDFEKKLTNFLKFSVEKMADLNSKNKAQRSGTKRRTGGQQGKK, from the coding sequence ATGGCAGAGAAGGCGGCTGCGACAGTACCCGCGGTAAGCGTAGGAGAAACGGTGAGCGGAACGGTGGAACACGTTGCGCCCTACGGAGCGTTTGTGAGGCTTGAATCAGGGCAGAAGGCCATGGTCCATATCTCCGAGCTCTCTCAGAACTACGTGAAGAAAGTAGAGGACGTCCTCGATATAGGGCAGAAGGTCACAGCCAAGGTCATCAAGATCGACGATAAGGGCCGCATCGACCTCTCAATAAAAGCGCTGCAGGCAAGGGAGGTCCGCCAGCCGGCGCACCGCGAAGAGGACTTTGAAAAAAAGCTGACGAATTTCCTCAAATTCAGCGTTGAAAAAATGGCGGATCTGAACAGCAAAAACAAGGCGCAGCGCAGCGGCACGAAAAGAAGGACCGGCGGCCAGCAGGGGAAAAAATAA
- a CDS encoding response regulator: MKKKVLIAEDSIHMRMLLKDILLRNGYEVAGEAENGREAVRLYDELKPDIVTLDIAMPDMGGIAALKEIRGEHPEAVVVMASTMNQQTQVIEAIRAGAADFFIKPMQAERVIEALERAVK, encoded by the coding sequence ATGAAGAAAAAAGTGCTTATCGCCGAAGATTCCATACATATGCGCATGCTGCTGAAGGATATACTGTTGAGGAACGGCTACGAAGTCGCAGGCGAAGCCGAAAACGGTAGAGAGGCCGTGCGCCTGTACGACGAGCTCAAGCCCGATATCGTGACGCTCGACATTGCGATGCCGGATATGGGCGGCATCGCCGCGCTGAAAGAGATAAGAGGCGAACACCCCGAGGCGGTGGTCGTGATGGCGAGCACTATGAACCAGCAGACGCAGGTCATCGAGGCTATCCGCGCCGGAGCGGCGGATTTCTTCATAAAGCCGATGCAGGCCGAACGCGTAATCGAAGCGCTCGAAAGGGCCGTTAAATAA
- the codY gene encoding GTP-sensing pleiotropic transcriptional regulator CodY: METPKELIENRPKIMNQSAMQDLLEKTRVVSRVLQARKDHAMPDYPKLSRLMSDLSAANVYVIDKEGKILGYAWISEYDCPIMSDILIKGSMPAQYAEKVNQFHESVLNHTDHGLCAYADQPCAYSNKHVLIVPINGAGERLGTLILARFGCPFDTRDLVLAEYLSTVVGLEILNDRGKSIEERGRERLVVQMAMRALSYSEVESVRHIIEDLGGPEGVVIASKVADRVGVTRSVIVNALRKLGSASIIESRSLGMKGTYIKVLSPLFLEELGIAAK; encoded by the coding sequence ATGGAAACACCGAAGGAATTAATTGAGAACAGACCCAAGATAATGAACCAGTCTGCGATGCAGGATCTGCTTGAGAAGACGAGAGTCGTCAGCCGCGTGCTGCAGGCGAGAAAAGACCACGCTATGCCGGATTACCCGAAACTTTCGCGCCTTATGTCGGACCTGTCGGCCGCCAACGTCTACGTTATAGATAAAGAGGGAAAAATCCTCGGCTACGCATGGATCAGCGAATACGACTGCCCGATAATGTCCGACATTCTTATAAAGGGCTCTATGCCGGCTCAGTATGCCGAAAAGGTCAACCAGTTCCACGAATCGGTGCTAAACCACACCGACCACGGGCTCTGCGCCTACGCCGATCAGCCCTGCGCCTATTCGAATAAGCACGTACTGATAGTTCCCATCAACGGCGCCGGCGAGAGGCTCGGCACTCTGATACTCGCGCGCTTCGGCTGTCCTTTCGACACGAGGGACCTGGTCCTCGCCGAATATCTTTCGACTGTGGTCGGGCTTGAAATACTGAACGACCGCGGCAAATCGATCGAAGAGCGCGGACGCGAACGCCTCGTCGTACAGATGGCCATGCGCGCGCTCTCCTATTCCGAGGTAGAATCCGTCCGCCATATAATAGAGGACCTCGGCGGCCCAGAGGGCGTAGTGATCGCCAGCAAAGTGGCGGACCGCGTCGGCGTCACGAGAAGCGTTATAGTCAACGCTTTGAGGAAGCTTGGAAGCGCTAGTATAATAGAAAGCAGAAGCCTGGGGATGAAGGGAACTTATATCAAGGTGCTGAGCCCGCTCTTCCTTGAAGAGCTCGGCATAGCCGCAAAATAG
- a CDS encoding tyrosine-type recombinase/integrase: MKEDISESIESYIEYLESQGKSKHTTINYRVDLNHFKEYLLNQQIVNVRDVDTRSIRIFLSSILGFGEAKSSASRRLSAVRGFTAWLFANGKANRDPSLGLKGPKKSEAVPRALSFEQTMKLINEGFDEKSKSFARDRLLLEMMYGSGLRVSEVIGLDWDKVELEERMLRIMGKGSKERLVPFGVPQQRHLSEWRDVSCVDTKAPVFPSANGKGRLTVRTVDRVVLRAAARVGLHGVTPHTLRHCCATHMLEKGAPLRFVQEMLGHESIAATQRYLAITTEQVKKSYLDAHPIALEKRKADVIFHG; this comes from the coding sequence ATGAAAGAAGATATATCGGAAAGCATCGAATCATATATCGAATATCTGGAATCGCAGGGAAAGTCAAAGCACACTACGATAAACTACAGGGTAGACCTTAATCATTTCAAGGAATACCTCTTAAACCAGCAGATCGTAAATGTGCGCGACGTGGATACTCGTTCGATAAGGATATTTTTGAGCAGCATACTTGGCTTCGGCGAAGCGAAGAGCTCCGCGTCAAGGAGGCTTTCGGCGGTGCGCGGCTTTACGGCGTGGCTTTTCGCGAATGGAAAAGCGAATCGCGACCCTTCGCTGGGGCTGAAAGGTCCTAAAAAAAGCGAGGCCGTCCCGCGTGCGCTCTCTTTCGAGCAGACTATGAAGCTTATCAACGAAGGCTTCGACGAGAAATCGAAGAGCTTCGCGCGCGACAGGCTTCTGCTTGAAATGATGTACGGCTCGGGGCTGCGCGTCTCCGAGGTGATCGGGCTCGACTGGGACAAGGTAGAGCTTGAAGAGCGCATGTTGCGGATAATGGGCAAGGGATCGAAGGAACGCCTCGTGCCCTTCGGCGTTCCGCAGCAGAGGCACCTTTCCGAGTGGAGGGACGTCAGCTGCGTCGATACGAAGGCGCCCGTCTTTCCTTCGGCCAACGGCAAGGGGCGGCTCACGGTGCGCACGGTAGACAGGGTGGTGCTGCGAGCGGCGGCGCGCGTGGGGCTGCACGGCGTGACGCCCCATACGCTGCGCCACTGCTGCGCCACTCATATGCTGGAAAAGGGCGCGCCGCTGAGATTCGTGCAGGAGATGCTCGGACACGAGAGCATCGCGGCCACGCAGCGCTACCTCGCGATAACGACCGAGCAGGTGAAGAAAAGCTATCTGGACGCACATCCGATAGCGCTTGAAAAGAGAAAAGCTGACGTGATTTTTCACGGCTGA
- the trmFO gene encoding methylenetetrahydrofolate--tRNA-(uracil(54)-C(5))-methyltransferase (FADH(2)-oxidizing) TrmFO yields MTATCSGEVIIAGGGLAGSEAAWQLAARGVQVRLYEMRPGKMTPAHETPLLAELVCSNSLGGERTTTPAGILKAELSRMDSLIMKCAEESRVPAGNALAVDRNAFARLVNDLVSEHPNVEVVRKELTEIPREPAIIATGPLTSDAMAKAISELTGEKFLYFFDAVAPIVDISTVDMTKAFRANRYGTEGDYINCPMNKEEYALFWRELVNAETAPRHSFEEEGARRFEGCLPVEVIAKRGEQTLLYGPLRPVGFRDANAGAEPYAVVQLRQDNNEGTLYNIVGFQTNLKWGEQERVFRLIPALRNAEFVRKGVMHRNLFVCAPEALDAKLRFRGREALYLAGQASGVEGYMESTATGLAAALFAYAGIRGLPDFSFPRETAVGSLINYLQSALPEAFQPMNVNLGIFPKLSGRKIYKRTERCQAYASRSAAALEKFIAGNAGLFEKNDPSL; encoded by the coding sequence ATGACGGCGACATGTAGCGGAGAAGTGATAATCGCCGGCGGCGGCCTCGCCGGCTCAGAGGCGGCCTGGCAGCTTGCCGCGCGCGGCGTCCAGGTCAGGCTGTACGAGATGCGCCCAGGCAAAATGACGCCGGCGCACGAAACGCCGCTGCTCGCGGAACTGGTCTGCAGCAATTCGCTCGGCGGCGAGAGGACGACGACGCCGGCCGGTATCCTGAAGGCGGAACTTTCGCGCATGGACAGTTTGATAATGAAGTGCGCGGAAGAGAGCAGAGTCCCAGCCGGAAATGCGCTTGCGGTCGACAGGAACGCCTTCGCGCGCCTTGTAAACGACCTCGTATCGGAGCATCCGAACGTAGAAGTCGTACGCAAAGAGCTGACGGAAATTCCGCGCGAGCCGGCGATAATCGCGACTGGGCCTTTAACGAGCGACGCTATGGCGAAGGCTATCTCCGAGCTCACTGGAGAAAAATTTTTATACTTCTTCGACGCTGTCGCGCCTATAGTGGACATATCGACCGTCGATATGACTAAGGCCTTTCGTGCAAACCGCTACGGCACGGAGGGGGATTACATAAACTGCCCGATGAACAAAGAGGAGTACGCGCTCTTCTGGCGTGAGCTGGTGAACGCCGAGACCGCGCCGCGGCACAGCTTCGAAGAGGAGGGAGCCCGCCGATTCGAGGGCTGTCTTCCGGTCGAGGTGATAGCGAAGCGCGGGGAGCAGACGCTGCTCTATGGCCCGCTGCGTCCCGTCGGCTTCAGGGACGCGAACGCCGGCGCCGAGCCCTACGCGGTAGTCCAGCTGCGGCAGGACAACAACGAGGGGACTCTTTACAACATCGTCGGCTTCCAGACTAATTTGAAGTGGGGGGAGCAGGAGAGGGTCTTCCGCCTCATCCCCGCGCTGCGTAACGCGGAGTTCGTCCGCAAGGGAGTCATGCACAGAAATCTTTTCGTATGCGCGCCCGAGGCGCTCGACGCAAAACTCCGCTTTCGCGGGCGCGAAGCCCTATATTTAGCCGGGCAGGCCTCTGGCGTCGAAGGCTACATGGAAAGCACGGCGACGGGGCTCGCCGCCGCGCTCTTCGCCTATGCCGGTATCCGCGGACTGCCTGATTTCTCCTTCCCTCGCGAGACTGCCGTCGGCTCTCTGATAAATTACCTTCAGAGCGCGCTGCCCGAGGCCTTCCAGCCTATGAACGTTAACCTGGGAATATTCCCCAAGCTCTCCGGCAGAAAAATCTATAAGCGCACCGAACGTTGCCAGGCCTACGCGTCGCGCTCTGCCGCGGCGCTTGAAAAGTTCATCGCGGGAAACGCCGGGCTCTTCGAAAAAAACGACCCAAGCCTTTGA
- the topA gene encoding type I DNA topoisomerase, translating to MPAKKNTEDDGAKKEIKKSAGKSAKKKETAPEKKTAKAAAKKAAPGAKSAAAQASIEKKALKRASAKAPARKSGAKFAAYGGKTLVVVESPAKARTLEKILGPKYRVLASVGHVLDLPKGRLAIDVEHGFEPEYIQVRGKADLIKTLKGASAASAYTILASDPDREGEAIAWHLATLLGIETDRRCRIRMHEITERGVKSAISEPDVINMKLVEAQQARRVLDRLVGYELSPLLWYKVQRGLSAGRVQSVALRIVCEREEEIERFIPEEYWLIDVEAESADGRQYKLRVEKYKNKTFTIANEEEALKVEREIRAGTLVVDDFSTKESGREPNPPFRTSTLQQEASRRLGFAPKRTMRVAQSLYEGVDIPGRGPTGLITYMRTDSLRLAPEALEASRSFIAAAFGEKYLPERPREYAPKGRAQDAHEAIRATDASLSPESIKDHLTAEQFRLYELIWSRFIASQMRDAKVARTNLICSSADYQMKQSGAVVTFDGWGRVYPLGVKDVAMEPAVVGEELSVTEVTREQKFTQPQPRYTEAGLVKILEEKGIGRPSTYATIIDTLSLRGYVERGEEDKRLVPTKLGRVVNDFLVRYFPSIINEGFTANMEKELDQVESGGVEWKKLVSGFWDEFKPKVDDVSENAESMRPEPEKIGESCPECGKDLVIKRGRFGEFIACSGYPECKYTRKIVKSTGIKCPKCGEGELVRRRASKGKTAGRFFYGCTRYPECDYVSWKKPGKEGAAAEQPQETNDGDM from the coding sequence ATGCCCGCTAAAAAAAATACAGAGGACGACGGCGCAAAGAAAGAGATAAAGAAAAGCGCAGGCAAAAGTGCTAAAAAGAAGGAGACGGCGCCGGAAAAAAAGACGGCGAAGGCCGCCGCTAAAAAAGCCGCTCCGGGCGCGAAAAGCGCCGCAGCGCAGGCCTCTATTGAGAAAAAAGCTCTCAAAAGAGCCTCGGCCAAAGCCCCCGCCAGGAAAAGCGGGGCAAAATTCGCCGCGTACGGCGGGAAGACCCTCGTCGTCGTCGAATCTCCGGCGAAGGCAAGGACTCTGGAAAAGATACTCGGCCCGAAATACAGGGTCTTGGCGAGCGTCGGCCATGTGCTCGACCTACCTAAGGGACGCCTCGCAATAGACGTGGAGCACGGCTTCGAGCCGGAATATATACAGGTGCGCGGCAAGGCCGACCTGATAAAAACGCTTAAAGGAGCGTCGGCCGCAAGCGCCTATACGATCCTCGCCTCCGACCCCGACCGTGAGGGGGAGGCTATCGCCTGGCATCTCGCGACCCTGCTCGGCATCGAGACCGACAGGCGCTGCCGCATCAGAATGCACGAGATAACTGAGCGCGGCGTCAAGAGTGCCATCTCGGAGCCCGACGTCATAAATATGAAGCTCGTCGAAGCCCAGCAGGCTCGTAGAGTGCTCGACCGCCTTGTAGGCTATGAGCTGAGCCCTTTGCTTTGGTATAAAGTGCAGCGCGGACTTTCTGCGGGGCGGGTGCAGTCCGTAGCGCTGCGCATAGTCTGCGAGCGCGAAGAGGAGATAGAGCGCTTCATCCCGGAAGAATACTGGCTCATAGATGTGGAAGCAGAAAGCGCCGACGGCAGGCAGTACAAGCTTCGCGTCGAAAAGTATAAAAACAAAACCTTCACAATTGCAAACGAAGAGGAAGCTCTTAAAGTCGAGCGCGAGATCAGGGCCGGTACGCTCGTCGTCGACGACTTTTCAACGAAAGAAAGCGGACGCGAACCGAACCCGCCCTTCAGAACTAGCACTCTTCAGCAGGAGGCCTCGCGCCGTCTCGGCTTTGCGCCGAAGCGCACGATGAGGGTGGCTCAGAGTCTCTACGAAGGCGTCGACATACCGGGACGCGGCCCTACCGGCCTCATCACCTACATGCGCACCGACAGCCTGCGCCTTGCGCCGGAGGCCCTCGAGGCTTCGCGCTCATTCATAGCGGCCGCCTTCGGCGAAAAATATCTTCCCGAGAGGCCGAGAGAGTATGCGCCGAAGGGGCGGGCGCAGGACGCCCACGAAGCGATCCGCGCGACTGACGCGTCGCTTTCTCCGGAATCGATAAAGGATCACCTGACGGCCGAGCAGTTCAGGCTTTACGAGCTTATCTGGAGCCGCTTCATCGCCAGCCAGATGCGCGATGCGAAAGTCGCGCGCACCAATCTGATATGCTCGTCGGCCGATTACCAGATGAAACAGTCCGGCGCCGTCGTCACCTTCGACGGCTGGGGGCGCGTCTATCCGCTCGGCGTAAAGGACGTGGCTATGGAGCCGGCGGTCGTCGGCGAAGAGCTTTCCGTAACGGAAGTAACGAGAGAACAGAAATTCACGCAGCCTCAGCCGCGCTACACGGAGGCGGGGCTCGTCAAGATACTTGAAGAAAAGGGCATAGGGCGTCCGTCGACCTACGCTACGATAATAGACACGCTCTCGCTGCGCGGCTACGTCGAGCGCGGCGAGGAGGACAAGCGGCTCGTGCCGACGAAGCTGGGACGCGTCGTAAACGATTTCTTAGTAAGATACTTCCCTTCGATAATAAATGAGGGCTTCACGGCGAATATGGAGAAAGAGCTCGACCAAGTCGAATCCGGCGGCGTCGAATGGAAAAAGCTCGTTTCGGGCTTCTGGGACGAATTCAAGCCGAAGGTCGACGACGTCTCGGAGAACGCCGAAAGTATGAGACCGGAACCGGAGAAGATAGGCGAAAGCTGCCCGGAGTGCGGCAAGGACCTCGTGATAAAGCGCGGGCGCTTCGGCGAATTCATAGCCTGCAGCGGCTATCCCGAATGCAAGTACACGAGGAAGATAGTCAAATCGACCGGCATAAAATGCCCGAAGTGCGGCGAAGGGGAGCTCGTCCGCCGCAGAGCCTCCAAGGGCAAGACGGCGGGGCGCTTCTTCTACGGCTGCACGCGCTACCCTGAATGCGACTACGTGTCGTGGAAGAAGCCTGGCAAGGAGGGGGCCGCGGCCGAACAGCCGCAGGAAACGAATGACGGCGACATGTAG
- the dprA gene encoding DNA-processing protein DprA → MDERVKMLMLLNYINAGAAVLAKFLMSGAEARELWEPGKADVAKEAVGEKGLARLRAANNEAWAEREFERAQKSAVTLIFIEGGDYPEELGELKNAPLMLYFKGNIEKLRRRPRVGVVGTRRMSSYGRAVARGVGRLCAEYGMPLVSGGAWGVDGESQRACCENGGDTFAVLGTGVDVAYPQSNAELFRKISEEGALISEFPLGSGGEPWHFPQRNRIIAALSEKLVVVEAPFKSGSMITARIALELGREIWAVPGQIGSYNSEGTNRLIFDGAFPYISDEAFMTACGIEPAKRKGAPAAEPADLSAEDRKILAALKENGETTIDNLSISVKMGASDLLKNIALLSAKGLVFMSAPGRYSIRRKL, encoded by the coding sequence ATGGATGAGCGCGTGAAGATGCTGATGCTGCTCAATTATATAAACGCCGGCGCCGCAGTCCTCGCAAAATTCCTCATGTCGGGCGCCGAGGCGCGCGAACTGTGGGAGCCCGGCAAGGCCGACGTTGCGAAGGAAGCGGTCGGAGAGAAGGGGCTCGCGCGCCTCCGCGCCGCAAATAACGAAGCGTGGGCCGAGCGCGAATTCGAACGCGCTCAGAAGTCCGCCGTGACGCTGATCTTCATCGAAGGAGGCGACTACCCGGAGGAGCTCGGCGAACTGAAAAACGCGCCGTTAATGCTATATTTTAAGGGAAACATCGAAAAGCTGCGCAGAAGGCCGAGGGTCGGCGTTGTGGGGACTCGCAGGATGAGCTCCTACGGCAGGGCCGTCGCCCGCGGGGTCGGTAGGTTGTGCGCCGAATACGGAATGCCGCTCGTAAGCGGCGGCGCGTGGGGGGTCGACGGCGAATCGCAGCGCGCCTGCTGCGAAAACGGCGGAGACACCTTCGCGGTGCTCGGTACAGGCGTCGATGTCGCTTATCCGCAGTCGAACGCGGAGCTTTTCCGCAAAATATCGGAAGAGGGCGCCCTCATATCGGAATTTCCTCTCGGCTCAGGCGGCGAGCCGTGGCACTTTCCGCAGAGGAACCGCATCATAGCGGCGCTTTCGGAAAAGCTCGTCGTAGTCGAAGCCCCTTTCAAAAGCGGCTCGATGATAACCGCGCGCATCGCCCTCGAACTTGGAAGGGAGATATGGGCGGTCCCGGGACAGATAGGCAGTTACAATTCGGAGGGGACGAACAGGCTGATATTCGACGGCGCCTTCCCCTATATATCGGACGAAGCATTCATGACGGCCTGCGGGATCGAGCCGGCAAAACGGAAAGGCGCGCCCGCCGCGGAGCCCGCGGACCTTTCCGCCGAAGATAGAAAGATATTGGCCGCTTTGAAGGAAAACGGAGAGACAACGATTGACAACCTTTCGATCTCGGTTAAAATGGGCGCGTCAGATTTATTGAAGAACATCGCGCTGCTTTCGGCAAAGGGGCTCGTCTTCATGTCGGCCCCGGGACGCTACAGCATAAGACGCAAGTTGTGA